A genomic region of Tsukamurella pulmonis contains the following coding sequences:
- the cysW gene encoding sulfate ABC transporter permease subunit CysW translates to MNLSKKTVLSLRSVALLYLLVLLILPIGVILYRSFERGFGEFWAWITTPAAISALQLSLLIVAIVVPLNVIFGVLVALALARGKFRGKAALQAAVDLPFAVSPVVVGVALIMLWGVGGWFGGIESLGFRIIFGLPGMVLATTFVTLPFVVREVEPVLHEIGQDQEQAAATLGASGWQTFWRITLPAIRWGLTYGVVLTIARALGEYGAVLMVSSNFPGISQTLTLLVSSRNHDDYNTFGAYAAATLLMLLALVALVVMSLLEATRRRNRDDD, encoded by the coding sequence GTGAACCTCTCCAAGAAGACGGTGCTGAGCCTGCGGTCGGTCGCGCTGCTGTACCTGCTGGTGCTGCTGATCCTGCCGATCGGCGTGATCCTGTACCGCTCGTTCGAGCGCGGTTTCGGCGAGTTCTGGGCCTGGATCACCACGCCGGCGGCGATCTCCGCACTGCAGCTCTCGCTGCTCATCGTGGCGATCGTGGTGCCCCTCAATGTGATCTTCGGCGTGCTCGTGGCGCTCGCCCTGGCGCGCGGGAAGTTCCGCGGGAAGGCCGCGCTGCAGGCCGCGGTGGACCTGCCCTTCGCGGTCTCGCCCGTGGTCGTGGGAGTGGCGCTGATCATGCTGTGGGGCGTCGGCGGCTGGTTCGGCGGCATCGAATCGCTGGGCTTCCGGATCATCTTCGGGTTGCCCGGCATGGTGCTGGCGACCACCTTCGTGACGCTGCCCTTCGTGGTCCGCGAGGTGGAGCCGGTGCTGCACGAGATCGGCCAGGACCAGGAGCAGGCCGCCGCGACGCTCGGCGCGAGCGGCTGGCAGACCTTCTGGCGGATCACGCTGCCCGCCATCCGCTGGGGCCTGACCTACGGCGTGGTCCTCACCATCGCCCGCGCGCTCGGCGAGTACGGCGCGGTGCTCATGGTCTCGTCGAACTTCCCGGGCATCTCGCAGACGCTCACGCTGCTGGTGAGCTCGCGCAACCACGACGACTACAACACCTTCGGGGCGTACGCCGCCGCGACGCTGCTCATGCTGCTGGCGCTCGTCGCGCTGGTGGTGATGTCCCTGCTCGAAGCGACCCGCAGGAGGAACCGCGATGACGATTAA
- the cysT gene encoding sulfate ABC transporter permease subunit CysT, which translates to MRSLIIPLRIGVAWLWISLIVLLPIAAITTRAFDDGWSGFWEALTAKNAVSTLVITVWVSLLVTVINVVMGTIIAWVLVRDDFPGKGVVNALIDLPFALPTIVASIVLLSLYGPDSPIGLTLNATQPAIVIALAFVTLPFVVRQVQPVLIELDREVEEAAASLGAPNRVIVAKIIIPTLLPAILSGAGLAFTRAIGEFGSVVLVGGNIPGETQVASQYIQQQLEVDNQVAASAVSVALLAIAFVLLAVMRLVGSRAAKREEQE; encoded by the coding sequence ATGCGGAGCCTGATCATCCCGCTGCGCATCGGCGTCGCCTGGCTGTGGATCTCGCTGATCGTGCTGCTGCCGATCGCCGCGATCACCACGCGCGCCTTCGACGACGGCTGGTCGGGGTTCTGGGAGGCGCTCACCGCGAAGAACGCCGTCTCGACGCTGGTGATCACCGTCTGGGTCTCGCTGCTGGTGACGGTCATCAACGTCGTGATGGGCACGATCATCGCGTGGGTGCTGGTACGCGACGACTTCCCCGGCAAGGGCGTGGTCAACGCGCTCATCGACCTGCCCTTCGCGCTGCCGACGATCGTCGCGTCGATCGTGCTGCTCTCGCTCTACGGGCCCGACAGCCCCATCGGGCTGACGCTCAACGCGACCCAGCCGGCGATCGTCATCGCGCTGGCCTTCGTCACGCTGCCCTTCGTCGTGCGCCAGGTGCAGCCGGTGCTCATCGAGCTCGACCGCGAGGTCGAAGAGGCTGCCGCGTCGCTCGGCGCGCCCAACCGGGTGATCGTCGCGAAGATCATCATCCCCACGCTGCTGCCGGCGATCCTCTCCGGTGCCGGCCTCGCCTTCACCCGCGCGATCGGCGAGTTCGGGTCCGTCGTGCTGGTGGGCGGCAACATCCCCGGCGAGACGCAGGTGGCCTCGCAGTACATCCAGCAGCAGCTCGAGGTCGACAACCAGGTCGCGGCGTCCGCGGTATCGGTCGCGCTGCTCGCGATCGCCTTCGTGCTGCTCGCCGTCATGCGGCTGGTCGGCTCACGGGCCGCGAAGAGGGAGGAGCAGGAGTGA
- a CDS encoding sulfate ABC transporter substrate-binding protein → MSIVAAALTVLLTACGGGSTDDPHGVDISSGEHRVNLVAFAASKPAFDVAIPLFRETNPDVGFSQSYGASGDQSRKVARHVPADVVNMSVAPDITRIVKAGLVDKNWEQAFPRRSVPFTSAVAVVVRPGNPKGIHDWSDLLKPGVEVVTPNPASSGSAKWNLLAPYAALSNGGQEPEKGLDFVKELIREHTTVSPGSGRDATSAFESGQGDVLLSYESEAVLLQRQSKRDGKPTPEYFIPPQSFRIDLPVAVVNTAQAPEAARRFVGFLFSPEAQRAIPASGFRAGDPAIAAETAHVFPAQPQRLWTIDELGAVLGRGTAAKNGGKDLTGWAAVDAALFGEKGTIAAAYKSGGK, encoded by the coding sequence GTGAGCATCGTCGCAGCCGCCCTGACCGTGCTGCTCACGGCGTGCGGGGGCGGTTCCACCGACGATCCGCACGGCGTGGACATCTCCAGCGGTGAGCACCGCGTGAACCTGGTGGCGTTCGCGGCGTCCAAACCGGCCTTCGACGTCGCCATCCCGCTGTTCCGTGAGACCAACCCGGACGTGGGCTTCTCGCAGTCCTACGGCGCGTCGGGCGATCAGTCCCGCAAAGTGGCCCGGCACGTCCCGGCGGACGTGGTGAACATGTCCGTCGCGCCCGACATCACCCGCATCGTCAAGGCGGGCCTCGTCGACAAGAACTGGGAGCAGGCGTTCCCGCGACGGTCCGTGCCCTTCACCTCCGCGGTCGCCGTGGTCGTGCGGCCGGGCAACCCGAAGGGCATCCACGACTGGTCCGACCTGCTCAAGCCGGGTGTCGAGGTGGTCACCCCAAACCCCGCCAGCTCCGGTTCGGCGAAGTGGAACCTGCTCGCGCCCTACGCGGCGCTGTCGAACGGCGGCCAGGAGCCCGAGAAGGGCCTGGACTTCGTCAAGGAGCTCATCCGCGAGCACACCACCGTCAGCCCCGGCTCCGGCCGCGACGCGACCTCCGCCTTCGAATCCGGCCAGGGCGACGTGCTGCTCAGCTACGAGAGCGAAGCCGTGCTGCTGCAGCGGCAGAGCAAGCGGGACGGCAAGCCCACGCCCGAGTACTTCATCCCACCCCAGTCCTTCCGCATCGATCTGCCGGTGGCCGTGGTGAACACCGCGCAGGCGCCGGAGGCCGCGCGGCGCTTCGTCGGGTTCCTGTTCTCGCCCGAGGCGCAGCGCGCGATCCCCGCGTCCGGGTTCCGGGCCGGTGACCCCGCGATCGCCGCGGAGACCGCGCACGTGTTCCCGGCGCAGCCGCAGCGGCTGTGGACGATCGACGAGCTCGGCGCGGTGCTCGGCAGGGGAACGGCCGCCAAGAACGGCGGCAAGGACCTCACCGGCTGGGCCGCCGTGGATGCCGCGCTGTTCGGCGAGAAGGGCACCATCGCCGCCGCCTACAAGAGCGGGGGCAAGTGA
- a CDS encoding glycoside hydrolase family 15 protein, with protein sequence MDGMPSKNDATASDAPGSDALITDTPSAGDGVFPPIHDYAFLSDCENTCLIARDGSVEWMCLPRPDSPSVFGAILDRGAGSFRLGPYGVRVPVDRRYLPGSLMLETTWQTSTGWLIVRDALVMGPWHDTHTRSRTHRRTPTDWDAEHILLRTARCVSGTVELQLNCEPAFDYNRAGAEWTYSADGYGEAVATARTDFGANPELKLTTNMRLGLEGREARAHTRLKEGDEVFVALSWSKHPVPQTYPEATQKMWATAESWRQWINRGQFPDHPWRTYLQRSALTLKGLTYSPTGALLAASTTSLPETPGGVRNWDYRYAWVRDSTFALWGLYTLGLDREAEDFFSFIADVSGANNGERHPLQVMYGVGGERTLIEEELGHLSGYDGARPVRIGNGAFDQRQHDIWGTMLDSVYLNTKSSERIPETLWPVLKEQVEEALKHWREPDRGIWEVRGEPQHFTSSKVMCWVALDRGAKLAVLHGEDDYAREWAEKAEVIKADILEHGVDDRGVFTQRYGAPALDASLLLVPLLRFLPSDDPRVRATVLAIADELTEDGLVLRYRVEETDDGLHGEEGTFTICSFWLVSALVEIGETARARALCERLLAYSSPLKLYAEEIDPKSGKHLGNFPQAFTHLALINAVVHVIRAEESGHDASAFLPAHHTP encoded by the coding sequence ATGGACGGCATGCCATCGAAGAACGACGCCACCGCCTCCGATGCCCCCGGCTCCGACGCGTTGATCACGGACACCCCGTCCGCGGGCGACGGCGTGTTCCCGCCGATCCACGACTACGCCTTCCTCTCCGACTGCGAGAACACGTGCCTCATCGCGCGCGACGGCAGCGTCGAGTGGATGTGCCTCCCGCGCCCGGACTCCCCCAGCGTGTTCGGCGCCATCCTCGATCGCGGCGCGGGCTCGTTCCGACTGGGGCCCTACGGCGTGCGGGTGCCCGTCGACCGGCGGTACCTGCCGGGCAGCCTGATGCTCGAGACCACCTGGCAGACCTCCACCGGCTGGTTGATCGTGCGGGACGCCCTCGTCATGGGGCCCTGGCACGACACGCACACCCGCTCGCGCACGCACCGTCGCACCCCGACGGACTGGGACGCCGAGCACATCCTGCTCCGCACCGCGCGGTGCGTGTCCGGCACCGTCGAGCTGCAGCTCAACTGCGAGCCGGCCTTCGACTACAACCGGGCCGGGGCGGAGTGGACGTACTCGGCCGACGGCTACGGCGAGGCCGTCGCGACGGCCCGGACCGACTTCGGCGCCAACCCCGAGCTCAAGCTCACCACCAACATGCGGCTCGGGCTCGAGGGGCGCGAGGCCCGCGCGCACACCCGCCTCAAGGAGGGCGACGAGGTCTTCGTCGCCCTGTCGTGGAGCAAGCACCCTGTGCCGCAGACCTACCCCGAGGCGACGCAGAAGATGTGGGCCACGGCGGAGTCGTGGCGGCAGTGGATCAACCGCGGCCAGTTCCCCGACCACCCCTGGCGCACGTACCTGCAGCGCTCGGCGCTCACGCTCAAGGGCCTGACCTACTCGCCGACGGGCGCGCTGCTCGCGGCGTCGACCACCTCGCTCCCGGAGACGCCGGGCGGCGTCCGCAACTGGGACTACCGCTACGCCTGGGTCCGCGATTCCACGTTCGCGCTCTGGGGCCTTTACACGCTGGGCCTGGACCGGGAGGCCGAGGACTTCTTCTCCTTCATCGCCGACGTCTCCGGCGCGAACAACGGCGAACGCCACCCCCTGCAGGTGATGTACGGGGTCGGCGGGGAGCGCACGCTGATCGAGGAGGAGCTCGGTCACCTCTCGGGGTACGACGGTGCGCGGCCCGTCCGCATCGGCAACGGAGCCTTCGACCAGCGCCAGCACGACATCTGGGGCACGATGCTCGACTCGGTGTACCTGAACACCAAGTCCTCCGAGCGGATCCCGGAGACGCTGTGGCCGGTGCTCAAGGAGCAGGTCGAGGAGGCGCTCAAGCACTGGCGCGAGCCGGACCGCGGGATCTGGGAGGTGCGCGGCGAACCGCAGCACTTCACCAGCTCGAAGGTCATGTGCTGGGTCGCGCTCGACCGGGGCGCCAAGCTCGCGGTGCTGCACGGCGAGGACGACTACGCCCGCGAGTGGGCCGAGAAGGCCGAGGTGATCAAGGCCGACATCCTCGAGCACGGCGTGGACGATCGCGGCGTCTTCACCCAGCGCTACGGCGCGCCGGCGCTGGACGCCTCACTCCTGCTGGTTCCGCTGCTGCGCTTCCTCCCCTCGGACGATCCGCGGGTGCGGGCCACCGTGCTCGCCATCGCGGACGAGCTCACCGAGGACGGCCTGGTGCTGCGCTACCGCGTCGAGGAGACCGACGACGGTCTGCACGGCGAGGAGGGCACGTTCACCATCTGCTCGTTCTGGCTGGTCTCGGCGCTGGTGGAGATCGGCGAGACGGCCCGCGCCCGCGCGCTGTGCGAGCGGCTGCTGGCGTACTCGTCGCCGCTCAAGCTGTACGCGGAGGAGATCGACCCGAAGTCGGGCAAGCACCTGGGCAACTTCCCGCAGGCGTTCACCCACCTCGCGCTGATCAACGCCGTGGTGCACGTGATCCGGGCCGAGGAATCGGGGCACGACGCCTCCGCGTTCCTCCCCGCACATCACACGCCGTGA